One segment of Macrobrachium rosenbergii isolate ZJJX-2024 chromosome 25, ASM4041242v1, whole genome shotgun sequence DNA contains the following:
- the LOC136852530 gene encoding huntingtin-interacting protein K, which yields MSQDENHEIEEEVETKSKEKKAAKHDSGAADLERVTNFAEEKEIKSDANFMSVINDVKRQEQTNKLARDQELAKVSIKKEDVEVIMKELEIPKIKAERALREHQGNLIETLVTLTD from the exons ATGTCTCAGGACGAAAATCACGAAAttgaggaggaggtggaaaccaaaagcaaagaaaagaaggCCGCAAAACATGATAGTGGAGCAGCGGATTTAGAGAGAGTGACGAACTTTGCGGAAGAGAAGGAAATCAAATCCGATGCGAATTTTATGTCAGTTATCAACGATGTCAAAAGACAGGAACAAACGAATAAA CTTGCACGAGACCAAGAATTGGCAAAAGTGTCCATTAAGAAAGAAGATGTAGAAGTGATTATGAAGGAGTTGGAAATACCAAAGATAAAAGCTGAAAGAGCGCTTCGAGAACACCAAGGCAACCTCATCGAAACACTAGTGACTCTAACTGATTAA